One Saccharopolyspora erythraea NRRL 2338 genomic region harbors:
- a CDS encoding 3-oxoacyl-ACP reductase, which produces MSQRLQDRVAVVTGGAGGIGLATARRFASEGAKVVVADVDADAGKRAADAVGGLFVQVDVTSEADVEELFARAKREHGSVDIAFNNAGISPPEDDSILDTGLQAWRRVQEVNLTSVYLCCKYAIPHMREQGRGSIINTASFVAKMGAATSQISYTASKGGVLSMSRELGVQFAREGIRVNALCPGPVDTPLLRELFAKDPERAQRRLVHVPMGRFAEADEIAAAVAFLASDDASFITASEFLVDGGISGAYVTPL; this is translated from the coding sequence TTGTCCCAACGCCTTCAGGACCGCGTCGCCGTCGTCACCGGCGGTGCCGGCGGCATCGGCCTGGCCACCGCCCGCCGGTTCGCATCGGAGGGGGCGAAGGTGGTCGTCGCCGACGTCGACGCCGACGCGGGCAAGCGGGCCGCCGACGCCGTGGGCGGCCTGTTCGTCCAGGTCGACGTCACCAGCGAGGCCGACGTCGAGGAGCTGTTCGCCCGCGCGAAGCGCGAGCACGGCTCGGTGGACATCGCCTTCAACAACGCGGGCATCTCCCCGCCCGAGGACGACTCCATCCTGGACACCGGCCTCCAGGCGTGGCGCCGGGTGCAGGAGGTCAACCTGACCTCGGTGTACCTGTGCTGCAAGTACGCCATTCCCCACATGCGCGAGCAGGGCAGGGGCTCGATCATCAACACCGCCTCGTTCGTGGCGAAGATGGGCGCGGCGACCTCGCAGATCTCCTACACCGCCAGCAAGGGCGGCGTGCTGTCGATGTCGCGGGAGCTGGGCGTGCAGTTCGCGCGCGAGGGCATCCGGGTCAACGCGCTGTGCCCGGGACCGGTGGACACGCCGCTGCTGCGCGAGCTGTTCGCCAAGGACCCCGAGCGCGCGCAACGGCGCCTGGTCCACGTGCCGATGGGGCGCTTCGCCGAGGCCGACGAGATCGCCGCCGCCGTCGCGTTCCTGGCCAGCGACGACGCCTCCTTCATCACCGCGTCGGAGTTCCTGGTCGACGGCGGCATCTCGGGTGCGTACGTCACGCCGCTGTGA
- a CDS encoding gamma-glutamyl-gamma-aminobutyrate hydrolase family protein, with the protein MVSSGSDRPRIGISTYVETASWGVWQRDAALLPTSYVHAVHRAGGIPVLLPVLPDGESAALSAVDGLVLAGGADVDPARYRRAPHETVRVTRPERDDWETRLLRAALDRDLPVLGVCRGAQVLNVALGGSLHQHLPERVAHERHQPAPAVFGRTRVRLRPGSRIARALGEEAEVPCYHHQALDRVADRLEVTGHAEDGTVEAVELPGHRFVVGVQWHPEEDTDDIRLFEALSASAGDSGGMR; encoded by the coding sequence GTGGTTTCGAGCGGCTCTGACCGGCCCCGCATCGGGATCAGCACCTACGTCGAGACCGCGAGCTGGGGCGTGTGGCAGCGCGACGCGGCACTGCTGCCGACCAGCTACGTGCACGCGGTCCACCGGGCGGGCGGGATTCCGGTGCTGCTGCCGGTGCTTCCCGACGGCGAGTCGGCCGCGCTGTCCGCAGTGGACGGACTCGTGCTGGCGGGCGGCGCCGACGTGGACCCCGCGCGCTACCGCCGCGCTCCGCACGAGACGGTGCGGGTGACCCGGCCCGAGCGCGACGACTGGGAGACCCGGCTGCTGCGCGCCGCGCTCGACCGCGACCTGCCGGTCCTCGGCGTGTGCCGGGGAGCGCAGGTGCTCAACGTCGCGCTGGGCGGGTCGCTGCACCAGCACCTGCCCGAGCGGGTCGCGCACGAGCGCCACCAGCCCGCGCCCGCCGTCTTCGGCCGCACCCGGGTCCGGCTGCGGCCGGGCAGCCGGATCGCTCGGGCGCTGGGCGAGGAGGCCGAAGTGCCCTGCTACCACCACCAGGCGCTGGACCGGGTCGCCGACCGGCTGGAGGTCACCGGCCACGCCGAGGACGGCACCGTCGAGGCCGTCGAGCTGCCCGGTCACCGCTTCGTGGTCGGAGTGCAGTGGCACCCCGAGGAGGACACCGACGACATCCGGCTGTTCGAGGCGCTGTCGGCCTCGGCCGGAGATTCTGGAGGTATGCGGTGA
- a CDS encoding glutamine synthetase family protein — MGPSDQPLAVEELRGLVESGAVDTVVVAMTDMQGRLQGKRCSGRYFLEQVLDHGTEACNYLLAVDVDMTTVDGYAMTSWETGYGDFVLRPDLATLRLVPWQEATALVLCDVLWHSGEPVAPSPRQVLRGQLDRLAELGLTAHVGTELEFLVFRDSYEQAWDKRYEGLTPANQYNVDYSVAGTGRIERLLRRIRNDMGGAGLYVESAKGECNLGQHEIAIRYSDALTSCDNHALYKNGAKEIAAQEGLSLSFMAKFDAREGNSSHIHVSLRDAGGPVLPGDGPHGFSPLMEHFIAGQLACLPELTYFFAPNINSYKRFAKGSFAPTAVAWGRDNRTCALRVVGHGDGLRVENRVPGGDINPYLAVAATLAAGLHGIAERLPLEPMLEGNAYAAQKESVPTTLRDAARLLADSKVAAEAFGPEVVEHYVNAARVELDAFDTAVTDWERIRGFERL; from the coding sequence GTGGGGCCAAGCGATCAACCGCTGGCGGTCGAGGAGCTGCGCGGCCTGGTGGAGTCGGGCGCGGTGGACACCGTCGTGGTCGCCATGACCGACATGCAGGGCAGGCTCCAGGGAAAGCGGTGCTCCGGGCGCTACTTCCTGGAACAGGTGCTCGACCACGGCACCGAGGCGTGCAACTACCTGCTGGCCGTGGACGTCGACATGACCACTGTGGACGGCTACGCGATGACGTCGTGGGAGACCGGCTACGGCGACTTCGTCCTGCGGCCGGACCTGGCCACGCTGCGGCTGGTCCCGTGGCAGGAGGCGACCGCGCTGGTGCTGTGCGACGTGCTGTGGCACTCGGGCGAACCGGTCGCCCCGTCGCCCAGGCAGGTGCTGCGCGGCCAGCTCGACCGGCTCGCCGAGCTCGGGCTCACCGCCCACGTCGGCACCGAGCTGGAGTTCCTGGTGTTCCGCGACAGCTACGAGCAGGCTTGGGACAAGCGCTACGAAGGACTGACCCCGGCCAACCAGTACAACGTGGACTACTCGGTCGCGGGCACCGGCCGGATCGAGCGGCTGCTGCGGCGGATCCGCAACGACATGGGCGGCGCCGGGCTGTACGTGGAGTCGGCCAAGGGCGAGTGCAACCTCGGCCAGCACGAGATCGCGATCCGCTACTCCGACGCGCTGACGAGCTGCGACAACCACGCGCTCTACAAGAACGGGGCCAAGGAGATCGCCGCCCAGGAGGGGCTGAGCCTGAGCTTCATGGCCAAGTTCGACGCCCGCGAGGGCAACTCCAGCCACATCCACGTGAGCCTGCGCGACGCCGGCGGGCCGGTGCTGCCGGGCGACGGCCCGCACGGGTTCTCCCCGCTGATGGAGCACTTCATCGCCGGGCAGCTCGCCTGCCTGCCGGAGCTGACCTACTTCTTCGCCCCGAACATCAACTCCTACAAGCGTTTCGCCAAGGGCAGCTTTGCGCCGACGGCCGTCGCGTGGGGCCGGGACAACCGCACCTGCGCGCTGCGGGTGGTCGGCCACGGCGACGGGCTGCGGGTGGAGAACCGCGTGCCCGGCGGCGACATCAACCCGTACCTCGCGGTCGCCGCCACCCTGGCCGCCGGTCTGCACGGCATCGCCGAACGGCTGCCGCTGGAACCGATGCTGGAGGGAAACGCCTACGCGGCGCAGAAGGAAAGCGTGCCGACGACGCTGCGCGACGCGGCCCGCCTGCTGGCCGACAGCAAGGTCGCGGCCGAGGCGTTCGGGCCCGAGGTCGTCGAGCACTACGTCAACGCCGCGCGGGTCGAGCTCGACGCCTTCGACACCGCGGTTACCGACTGGGAGCGCATCCGTGGTTTCGAGCGGCTCTGA
- a CDS encoding tripartite tricarboxylate transporter permease, translating into MESLNLLLEGFSTALTPMNLVWAAIGVLLGTAIGVLPGIGPAMAVALLLPVTYALEPTGAFIMFAGIYFGGMFGGSTTSILLNTPGESAAVVAAMEGNPMARKGRGAQALAAAAIGHFIGAIVGITLLTLLAPTVASLAVNIGAPDYLAIMVLAFIAVTSVLGSSRIRGIASLLIGLTIGLIGLDEMTGQQRLTFGLLHLADGVDVVIVAVGLFAIGESLWVAAHLRRTSGQAIPVGRPWLGAEDVKRSWKPWLRGPLIGFPFGAIPAGGAEIPTFLSYVTEKRLSKRRDEFGKGAIEGVAGPEATASASAAGTMVSMLTLGLPTTAVAAVMLAAFQQYGIQPGPLLFERESELVWALIASMFIGSVLLLVLNLPLAPLWAKLLQIPRPYLYAGILFFASVGAYAVGGESLDLLLLFVIGLIGFAMRRYGLPVLPAIIAVILGPSAEQQMRRALQISDGDLTGLVNTPFSVTVYGVVVLILLWPLIVRFTPWGRARRAAAAEEKESVEV; encoded by the coding sequence ATGGAATCGCTGAACCTGCTCCTGGAGGGCTTCTCCACCGCGCTGACACCGATGAACCTGGTGTGGGCGGCGATCGGGGTGCTGCTGGGCACCGCGATCGGCGTGCTGCCCGGCATCGGACCGGCGATGGCGGTCGCGCTGCTGCTGCCGGTGACCTACGCGCTGGAGCCGACCGGCGCGTTCATCATGTTCGCCGGCATCTACTTCGGCGGGATGTTCGGCGGGTCGACCACGTCGATCCTGCTCAACACCCCGGGGGAGAGCGCGGCGGTGGTCGCGGCGATGGAGGGCAACCCGATGGCCCGCAAGGGCCGGGGCGCGCAGGCGCTCGCGGCCGCGGCGATCGGGCACTTCATCGGCGCCATCGTCGGTATCACGCTGCTGACGCTGCTGGCGCCGACGGTGGCCTCGCTGGCGGTCAACATCGGCGCGCCGGACTACCTGGCGATCATGGTGCTGGCGTTCATCGCGGTCACCTCGGTGCTGGGCAGCTCGCGCATCCGGGGCATCGCCTCGCTGCTGATCGGCCTGACCATCGGCCTGATCGGGCTGGACGAGATGACCGGTCAGCAGCGGCTGACCTTCGGGCTGCTGCACCTGGCCGACGGCGTCGACGTGGTGATCGTGGCGGTCGGGCTGTTCGCCATCGGCGAGTCGCTGTGGGTGGCCGCGCACCTGCGCCGGACCTCCGGCCAGGCGATCCCGGTGGGGAGGCCCTGGCTGGGCGCCGAGGACGTGAAGCGTTCGTGGAAGCCGTGGCTGCGCGGACCGCTGATCGGGTTCCCGTTCGGCGCGATCCCCGCAGGCGGCGCGGAGATCCCGACGTTCCTGTCGTACGTGACCGAGAAGCGGCTGTCCAAGCGGCGCGACGAGTTCGGCAAGGGCGCCATCGAGGGCGTGGCGGGGCCGGAGGCCACCGCCAGCGCCTCGGCGGCGGGCACCATGGTGTCGATGCTGACGCTGGGCCTGCCGACCACGGCGGTGGCCGCGGTGATGCTGGCGGCGTTCCAGCAGTACGGCATCCAGCCCGGCCCGCTGCTGTTCGAGCGCGAGTCGGAGCTGGTGTGGGCGCTGATCGCCAGCATGTTCATCGGCTCGGTGCTGCTGCTGGTGCTGAACCTGCCGCTGGCGCCGCTGTGGGCCAAGCTGCTGCAGATCCCGCGGCCCTACCTCTACGCGGGCATCCTGTTCTTCGCCAGCGTCGGTGCCTACGCGGTCGGCGGGGAGTCGCTGGACCTGCTGCTGCTGTTCGTCATCGGCCTGATCGGCTTCGCGATGCGCCGCTACGGGCTGCCGGTGCTGCCCGCGATCATCGCGGTGATCCTCGGCCCGAGCGCCGAGCAGCAGATGCGGCGGGCACTGCAGATCAGCGACGGGGACCTGACCGGCCTGGTCAACACCCCGTTCTCGGTCACCGTCTACGGCGTCGTCGTGCTGATCCTGTTGTGGCCGCTGATCGTGCGGTTCACGCCGTGGGGCCGGGCCAGGCGCGCCGCGGCGGCCGAGGAGAAGGAGAGCGTCGAGGTCTGA
- a CDS encoding dienelactone hydrolase family protein, with the protein MATAQISTPNGMIPAYVATPLPAVSGPGPWPGVVVVHDAAGLSDDIRAIAERFATAGYLAVAPDLYARGGFARCVRSVMRDLQQARGQAFDDVDAARSHLTGRDDCTGKVGVAGFCMGGGFAIIGASRGFDASAPYYGQLPSDPSVLDGACPIVASFGAKDPMLRGAAAKLESELSARGITHDVKEYPDAGHSFANRLPLGPFNVLARVAGFGYHHETSEDAWRRVQNFFAEHLTA; encoded by the coding sequence ATGGCCACCGCACAGATCAGCACCCCCAACGGCATGATCCCCGCCTACGTCGCGACCCCGCTCCCCGCGGTGTCCGGCCCCGGGCCGTGGCCCGGCGTCGTGGTCGTGCACGACGCCGCCGGCCTCAGCGACGACATCCGCGCGATCGCCGAGCGCTTCGCCACCGCCGGCTACCTCGCCGTCGCTCCCGACCTCTACGCGCGCGGCGGTTTCGCGCGGTGCGTGCGCTCGGTGATGCGCGACCTCCAGCAGGCGCGGGGCCAGGCGTTCGACGACGTCGACGCGGCGCGGAGCCACCTGACCGGTCGCGACGACTGCACCGGCAAGGTCGGCGTCGCCGGGTTCTGCATGGGCGGCGGTTTCGCCATCATCGGCGCCTCACGCGGATTCGACGCGTCGGCTCCCTACTACGGCCAACTCCCCAGCGACCCGTCCGTCCTGGACGGTGCCTGCCCGATCGTCGCGTCCTTCGGCGCGAAGGACCCGATGTTGCGGGGCGCGGCGGCCAAGCTGGAGTCCGAACTCTCCGCGCGAGGCATCACCCACGACGTCAAGGAGTACCCGGACGCCGGGCACAGCTTCGCCAACCGCCTGCCCCTGGGCCCGTTCAACGTCCTGGCCAGGGTGGCCGGCTTCGGCTACCACCACGAGACGTCGGAAGACGCGTGGCGGCGGGTCCAGAACTTCTTCGCGGAGCACCTGACAGCCTGA
- a CDS encoding aldehyde dehydrogenase family protein: protein MSTAHPVINPATEDVFRTVAMCTEDDTDQAIARAVRAQRSWNALAPADRARLLRRFAEAVDADREHLAWLEVQNSGHTIGNARGEAGNVRDVLHYYSAAPERLFGRQIPVAGGVNATFQEPLGVVGVIVPWNFPMPIAAWGFAPALAAGNAVVLKPAELTPLTAIRIGELALEAGLPEGLLQVLPGQGAVVGQRFVTHPDVGKVVFTGSTQVGKSIMAGCSEQVKRVTLELGGKSANIVFADADLERAAATAPYGVFDNAGQDCCARSRILVQRAVYERFMDLLEPAVRGVVVGDPSDEKTEMGPLISAQHRARVAAHVPDGAPVAFRGEHPSGPGFWYPPTVLAPVDLDDPVFAEEVFGPVVAVVPFDDEADAVRIANRTDYGLSGSIWTRDVGRALRVSRAVQAGNLSVNSHASVRYSTPFGGFKQSGLGRELGPDAVDAFTETKNVFIATEPD from the coding sequence GTGAGCACCGCCCACCCCGTGATCAACCCCGCCACCGAGGACGTATTCCGCACCGTGGCGATGTGCACCGAGGACGACACCGACCAGGCGATCGCCCGCGCCGTGCGTGCCCAGCGGTCGTGGAACGCCCTGGCACCGGCCGACCGGGCGCGGCTGCTGCGGCGCTTCGCCGAGGCGGTCGACGCCGACCGCGAGCACCTGGCGTGGCTGGAGGTGCAGAACTCCGGCCACACGATCGGCAACGCGCGCGGCGAGGCGGGCAACGTCCGCGACGTGCTGCACTACTACTCCGCCGCGCCCGAGCGGCTGTTCGGCCGCCAGATTCCGGTCGCGGGCGGGGTGAACGCGACGTTCCAGGAGCCGCTGGGCGTCGTCGGCGTGATCGTGCCGTGGAACTTCCCGATGCCGATCGCGGCGTGGGGCTTCGCCCCGGCGCTGGCCGCGGGCAACGCCGTGGTGCTCAAGCCCGCCGAGCTGACCCCGCTCACCGCGATCCGCATCGGCGAGCTGGCCCTGGAGGCCGGACTGCCGGAAGGTCTGTTGCAGGTGCTGCCCGGGCAGGGCGCGGTGGTCGGGCAGCGGTTCGTGACGCACCCCGACGTCGGCAAGGTCGTGTTCACCGGCTCGACGCAGGTCGGCAAGTCGATCATGGCCGGATGCTCCGAGCAGGTCAAACGCGTCACCCTGGAGCTCGGCGGCAAGAGCGCGAACATCGTCTTCGCCGACGCCGACCTCGAACGGGCGGCGGCCACCGCGCCCTACGGGGTGTTCGACAACGCCGGGCAGGACTGCTGCGCCCGCTCGCGCATCCTCGTGCAGCGCGCGGTGTACGAGCGGTTCATGGACCTTCTGGAACCGGCGGTGCGAGGTGTAGTGGTCGGCGACCCCTCCGACGAGAAGACCGAGATGGGACCGCTGATCTCGGCTCAGCACCGCGCCCGCGTCGCCGCCCATGTGCCCGACGGGGCACCGGTGGCCTTCCGCGGCGAACACCCGTCGGGGCCCGGTTTCTGGTATCCCCCAACGGTTCTGGCACCGGTCGACCTGGACGACCCGGTGTTCGCCGAGGAGGTCTTCGGCCCGGTCGTGGCGGTGGTCCCGTTCGACGACGAGGCCGACGCGGTCCGCATCGCCAACCGCACCGACTACGGGCTGTCGGGCTCGATCTGGACCCGCGACGTGGGCCGTGCGCTGCGCGTCTCGCGAGCGGTCCAGGCGGGCAACCTGTCGGTCAACTCGCACGCCTCGGTCCGCTACAGCACGCCCTTCGGCGGGTTCAAGCAGTCCGGCCTGGGCCGCGAGCTGGGACCGGACGCGGTCGACGCCTTCACCGAGACCAAGAACGTCTTCATCGCCACCGAGCCGGACTGA
- the eat gene encoding ethanolamine permease, whose protein sequence is MTAQRRHRQQVDYEHVGHDYLENRSLKGGAAGWVLLAGLGVAYVISGDFAGWNFGLAEGGWGGLLIATALMATMYTCMVFGLAEMASALPVAGAGYGFARRALGPLGGFATGTAILIEYSIAPAAIAVFIGGYVESLGLFGLTNSWPVYLVCFAVFVGIHLWGVGEALRLMFVITAVAAVALVAFVLGMIPEFSTDKLFDIAPTGAAGASEFLPFGYAGVLAALVYGIWFFLAVEGVPLAAEEARDPRRDMPRGIIAAVLVLLCSGLAILLVAPGGAGSSVIAGADNPLPAAVRAAKGEGSLLAEVVNYVGLAGLVASFFSIIFAYSRQLFALSRAGYLPRWLSVTGRRRTPYAALIVPGAIGFALAAITQDGAQLINIAVFGATVSYVLLNLSHIVLRRREPGLERPYRTPGGTATTGTALVLAVAAVVATFFVDEVAAAITAAIFVAALAYFWFYSRHHLIANAPEEEFAAVEAAEAELS, encoded by the coding sequence GTGACCGCACAACGACGACACCGCCAGCAAGTGGACTACGAGCACGTCGGCCACGACTACCTGGAGAACCGGTCGCTCAAGGGCGGTGCCGCGGGCTGGGTGCTGCTCGCGGGCCTCGGCGTCGCCTACGTCATCAGCGGCGATTTCGCGGGGTGGAACTTCGGTCTCGCCGAGGGCGGCTGGGGCGGCCTGCTCATCGCCACCGCGCTGATGGCGACCATGTACACCTGCATGGTCTTCGGCCTGGCCGAGATGGCCTCCGCCCTTCCCGTCGCCGGCGCCGGCTACGGCTTCGCCCGGCGCGCGCTGGGACCGCTGGGCGGCTTCGCCACCGGTACCGCCATCCTCATCGAGTACTCCATCGCCCCGGCCGCGATCGCGGTGTTCATCGGCGGGTACGTCGAGTCGCTCGGGCTGTTCGGGCTCACCAACAGCTGGCCGGTCTACCTGGTGTGCTTCGCGGTCTTCGTCGGCATCCACCTGTGGGGCGTCGGCGAGGCGCTGCGGCTGATGTTCGTGATCACCGCCGTGGCGGCGGTGGCCCTGGTGGCCTTCGTGCTCGGCATGATCCCGGAGTTCTCCACCGACAAGCTCTTCGACATCGCCCCGACCGGCGCCGCGGGCGCGAGCGAGTTCCTGCCGTTCGGCTACGCGGGCGTGCTGGCGGCCCTGGTCTACGGGATCTGGTTCTTCCTGGCCGTGGAGGGCGTGCCGCTGGCCGCCGAGGAGGCCCGCGACCCTCGGCGCGACATGCCGCGCGGCATCATCGCCGCGGTGCTGGTGCTGCTGTGCTCGGGGCTGGCGATCCTGCTGGTCGCACCGGGCGGGGCCGGCTCGTCGGTCATCGCCGGGGCCGACAACCCCCTGCCCGCGGCGGTCCGCGCCGCCAAGGGCGAGGGCAGCCTGCTGGCCGAGGTGGTCAACTACGTGGGGCTGGCCGGGCTGGTGGCGAGCTTCTTCTCGATCATCTTCGCCTACTCCCGGCAGCTGTTCGCGCTCTCCCGCGCCGGGTACCTGCCCCGCTGGCTGTCGGTGACCGGACGGCGCCGGACGCCTTACGCGGCCCTGATCGTGCCGGGCGCCATCGGCTTCGCGCTGGCGGCCATCACCCAGGACGGGGCGCAGCTGATCAACATCGCGGTCTTCGGCGCGACCGTGTCGTACGTGCTGCTGAACCTCTCGCACATCGTGCTGCGCCGCCGCGAGCCCGGCCTGGAGCGCCCCTACCGCACCCCGGGCGGCACCGCGACGACGGGCACCGCCCTGGTGCTGGCCGTGGCGGCGGTGGTCGCGACGTTCTTCGTCGACGAGGTCGCCGCGGCCATCACGGCGGCGATCTTCGTGGCGGCCCTGGCGTACTTCTGGTTCTACAGCCGCCACCACCTCATCGCCAACGCGCCCGAGGAGGAGTTCGCGGCGGTGGAGGCCGCCGAGGCGGAGCTGTCGTAG
- a CDS encoding MerR family transcriptional regulator has product MAEYRIDDLAQAAGTTVRNVRVYQDRELLPPPRREGRAAIYSDAHLVRLRMIINMLERGYAFAQIREMLSAWESGRSLADVLGLEEVMGESWAEEAPRAVTTTDLRTMFGKQFTPSNMRRAQDLGLLERRGAKFVAPSPQLLDAGRELVSLGVPLNEVLDLAEQLQSDVDHVAGLLVEVVRKHVLGPAEWTPSRDEVPHYADVLQRLRTLVMSALSAAAARSAQRVIPEVLGDKLIELLEKKPGEAS; this is encoded by the coding sequence GTGGCGGAGTACCGGATCGACGACTTGGCGCAGGCAGCGGGCACGACGGTGCGCAACGTGCGCGTCTACCAGGACCGCGAGCTGTTGCCGCCGCCCCGGCGGGAAGGCCGCGCCGCCATCTACTCGGACGCGCACCTGGTCCGGCTGCGGATGATCATCAACATGCTGGAGCGCGGGTACGCGTTCGCCCAGATCAGGGAGATGCTGTCGGCCTGGGAGTCCGGCCGCAGCCTGGCCGACGTCCTCGGCCTGGAAGAGGTGATGGGCGAGTCCTGGGCCGAGGAGGCGCCGCGGGCGGTCACCACCACCGACCTGCGGACCATGTTCGGCAAGCAGTTCACGCCGTCGAACATGCGTCGCGCCCAGGATCTCGGGCTGCTGGAGCGCAGGGGCGCCAAGTTCGTCGCGCCGAGCCCGCAGCTGCTGGACGCCGGCCGCGAGCTGGTGTCGCTCGGCGTGCCGCTGAACGAGGTCCTGGACCTGGCCGAGCAGCTGCAGAGCGACGTCGACCACGTCGCGGGTCTGCTCGTCGAGGTCGTGCGCAAGCACGTCCTCGGGCCCGCGGAGTGGACGCCCAGCCGCGACGAGGTCCCGCACTACGCCGACGTCCTGCAACGGCTGCGGACGCTGGTGATGTCGGCGCTCAGCGCCGCCGCCGCGCGTTCGGCGCAACGCGTCATCCCGGAGGTTCTCGGCGACAAGCTCATCGAGCTGCTGGAGAAGAAGCCCGGCGAGGCTTCCTGA
- a CDS encoding FadR/GntR family transcriptional regulator, which yields MTSEEEPLVLRNRASDALFRAVRTGNAFEETVERLLQAIRLGVVAPGERLPAERELATRLGVSRVTLREAIRALQESGYVESRRGRYGGTFVNVEPPRASRKGPRRIAREMGVDLHDALTHRHVLETGAAELAASRELGEAERAHLVSRLSSAGTAELHTYRRQDSRLHLAIAELTGSASLTSAVADVRMRLNELLDAIPLLERNIVHSNEQHEEVVRAILDGDPAAARKAMAEHLEGTASLLRGFLS from the coding sequence GTGACGAGCGAGGAAGAACCGCTGGTGCTGCGCAACCGCGCCAGCGACGCGTTGTTCCGAGCGGTGCGCACGGGCAACGCCTTCGAGGAGACCGTGGAGCGCCTGCTGCAGGCGATCCGGCTCGGCGTCGTCGCGCCGGGGGAGCGGCTGCCCGCGGAGCGGGAGCTGGCGACCCGGCTGGGCGTCAGCCGGGTCACCCTGCGGGAGGCGATCCGCGCCCTCCAGGAGTCCGGCTACGTCGAGTCGCGCCGCGGCCGCTACGGCGGCACGTTCGTCAACGTCGAACCGCCGCGGGCCAGCCGCAAGGGCCCGCGGCGCATCGCCAGGGAGATGGGCGTCGACCTGCACGACGCCCTCACCCACCGCCACGTCCTGGAAACCGGCGCGGCGGAGCTGGCCGCCTCCCGCGAGCTCGGCGAGGCCGAGCGCGCGCACCTGGTGTCGCGGCTCTCCAGCGCCGGGACGGCGGAGCTGCACACCTACCGCAGGCAGGACTCCCGGCTGCACCTGGCGATCGCGGAGCTGACCGGCTCGGCGTCGCTGACCTCGGCGGTCGCCGACGTGCGGATGCGGCTCAACGAGCTGCTCGACGCGATCCCGCTGCTGGAGCGCAACATCGTGCACTCCAACGAGCAGCACGAGGAGGTCGTGCGGGCCATCCTGGACGGCGACCCGGCCGCCGCCCGCAAGGCCATGGCCGAGCACCTGGAGGGCACCGCCTCCCTGCTGCGCGGCTTCCTGTCGTAA
- a CDS encoding endonuclease/exonuclease/phosphatase family protein, which yields MRAGSRLMAVPLAAALLCTAAGSAAAGPPGDDDATFGVVSLNAWHGGTQVDDGVAKTEAFVRSSGADVFGMQETEGTLADELAGRLGWHSYQTGDVALLSRYPIVERFQSRVGVGARLQLDDGRQAVVWTVHLNYTPYGPYDACFDHMTPQQILDREESSGRVDEIRETLEKMAPQIEQARAGGAPVFLTGDFNAPSHLDWTGAAQDSHCGYTVQWPTSVAVAEAGLADSFREANADPVATPGNTWSPVYPKHDGSTGADEPQDRIDFVHHAGSARTVSSTAEVRGEPAPVPDHAGNEWPTDHAAVVSFFSW from the coding sequence ATGCGCGCTGGCAGTCGACTGATGGCGGTCCCGTTGGCCGCAGCCCTGCTCTGCACCGCGGCCGGCTCCGCCGCGGCGGGCCCACCGGGCGACGACGACGCGACCTTCGGCGTCGTCTCGCTCAACGCCTGGCACGGCGGCACCCAGGTCGACGACGGAGTGGCGAAGACCGAGGCGTTCGTCCGTTCCAGCGGCGCGGACGTGTTCGGCATGCAGGAGACGGAGGGCACGCTGGCCGACGAGCTCGCCGGTCGGCTCGGCTGGCACAGCTACCAGACCGGCGACGTCGCGCTGCTGAGCCGCTATCCGATCGTCGAGCGCTTCCAGTCCCGCGTCGGAGTGGGTGCGCGGCTGCAACTCGACGACGGCAGGCAGGCGGTCGTGTGGACCGTGCACCTGAACTACACCCCGTACGGTCCCTACGACGCGTGCTTCGACCACATGACGCCGCAGCAGATCCTCGACCGGGAGGAATCCTCCGGCCGCGTCGACGAGATCCGCGAGACGCTGGAGAAGATGGCGCCGCAGATCGAGCAGGCGCGCGCCGGCGGCGCACCCGTCTTCCTCACCGGCGACTTCAACGCACCGTCCCATTTGGACTGGACCGGGGCGGCGCAGGACAGCCACTGCGGCTACACCGTCCAGTGGCCGACCAGCGTCGCGGTCGCCGAGGCGGGTCTGGCCGACTCCTTCCGCGAAGCCAACGCGGACCCGGTGGCGACGCCCGGAAACACGTGGTCCCCGGTCTACCCCAAGCACGACGGGTCCACCGGCGCCGACGAGCCGCAGGACCGCATCGACTTCGTGCACCACGCCGGTTCGGCGCGCACGGTGTCGTCCACCGCCGAGGTGCGCGGCGAACCCGCGCCCGTTCCCGACCACGCGGGCAACGAGTGGCCCACCGACCACGCCGCCGTGGTGAGCTTCTTCAGCTGGTGA